From the genome of Cinclus cinclus chromosome 12, bCinCin1.1, whole genome shotgun sequence, one region includes:
- the PDE12 gene encoding 2',5'-phosphodiesterase 12, producing MWRRLRSALRSLRGSPAAHPRGGGGPPPAAMERAVVRCVPSEPKLSLRFVLPDGSARHMQRDQAEPLGRALARIATNASKGHGKASKKSKKARAEGDAEGETAVPAVRLFSRDGAEVAEEVPNAAAWQDGAVLHIGDARYRVERNPPALTELRLPRSLLAGFPVCPKVSAEFAAPQHCLFRWFREQRPEGGGVTNGEVWVETAAAGRVFTPSNALVGLRLKLRCTPGDGEQRYGPAREVESSGPVEAGPGACTFDSRHLYTKKVCGHGSVRAVSYNILADTYAQTEFSRTVLYPYCAPYALEIDYRQNLLKKELAGYSADLICLQEVDKSVFLDSLVPALDAFGLEGLFRIKEKQHEGLATFYRRDKFSLLSQHDIAFSEALLSEPLHKELCEQLAKYPLVQEKVLQRSSVLQVSVLQSTADPSRKLCVANTHLYWHPKGGNIRLIQIAVAMSHIKHIACDLYPNIPVIFCGDFNSTPSSGTYSFISSGGIAEDHEDWVSNGEEERCSMSLSHPFKLLSACGEPAYTNYVGGFHGCLDYIFIDRNALEVEQVIPLPSHEEITTHQALPSVSHPSDHIALICDLKWK from the exons ATGTGGCGTCGGCTCCGCTCCGCCCTCCGGAGCCTCCGCGGCTCCCCCGCCGCTCACCCACGCGGCGGTGGCggccccccgcccgccgccatGGAGCGCGCCGTGGTGCGCTGCGTGCCTTCCGAGCCCAAGCTGAGTCTGCGGTTCGTGCTGCCCGACGGCAGCGCTCGGCACATGCAGCGCGACCAGGCAGAGCCGCTGGGGCGGGCGCTGGCGCGCATCGCCACCAACGCCTCTAAGGGCCACGGCAAGGCGAGCAAGAAGAGCAAGAAGGCGCGGGCGGAGGGCGACGCGGAGGGCGAGACGGCGGTACCGGCCGTGCGGCTGTTCTCCCGCGACGGGGCGGAGGTGGCGGAGGAGGTGCCGAACGCGGCTGCCTGGCAGGACGGCGCCGTGCTGCACATCGGGGACGCGCGGTACCGCGTGGAGCGCAACCCGCCCGCGCTCACCGAGCTCCGCCTGCCGCGCTCGCTCCTCGCCGGCTTCCCCGTGTGCCCCAAGGTGAGCGCCGAGTTCGCCGCGCCGCAGCACTGTCTGTTCCGCTGGTTCCGCGAGCAGCGCCCCGAGGGCGGCGGGGTGACGAATGGGGAGGTCTGGGTGGAGACGGCGGCGGCCGGGCGCGTGTTCACGCCGTCGAACGCGCTGGTGGGGCTGCGGCTGAAGCTGCGCTGCACGCCCGGGGACGGGGAGCAGCGCTACGGCCCGGCCCGCGAGGTGGAAAGCAGCGGCCCCGTGGAGGCCGGGCCCGGCGCCTGCACCTTCGACTCCCGGCACCTCTACACCAAGAAGGTTTGCGGCCACGGCTCCGTCCGCGCCGTCTCCTACAACATCCTGGCCGACACCTACGCGCAGACGGAGTTCTCCCGCACCGTGCTCTACCCCTACTGCGCTCCCTACGCCCTGGAGATCGACTACCGCCAGAACCTGCTCAAGAAGGAGCTGGCGGGCTACAGCGCCGACCTCATCTGCTTGCAAGAGGTGGATAAATCTGTCTTCCTGGACAGCTTGGTCCCGGCGTTAGATGCTTTTGGACTGGAGGGGCTGTTCAGGATTAAGGAGAAGCAGCACGAAGGCCTGGCCACTTTCTATCGCAGGGACAAGTTCAGTCTCCTCAGCCAGCACGATATCGCTTTCAGTGAAGCCCTGCTCTCAGAGCCGCTGCACAAGGAACTGTGTGAGCAGCTGGCCAAGTACCCCCTGGTGCAGGAGAAGGTGCTGCAGAGGTCATCTGTGCTGCAG GTTTCGGTTCTTCAGTCTACAGCTGATCCTTCGAGGAAACTTTGTGTAGCAAATACCCACCTATACTGGCACCCCAAAG GTGGGAACATCCGTCTGATCCAAATTGCTGTAGCCATGTCTCACATCAAGCACATAGCCTGTGACTTGTATCCCAATATCCCAGTCATATTCTGTGGAGATTTTAATAGCACACCCTCATCAGGAACTTACAGTTTCATCAGCAGTGGTGGCATTGCTGAAGATCATGAAGACTGGGTCTCAAATGGGGAGGAAGAAAGGTGCAGTATGTCTCTAAGCCATCCTTTCAAACTGCTAAGTGCTTGTGGAGAACCTGCTTATACAAACTATGTCGGTGGGTTTCATGGATGTCTGGACTACATTTTCATTGACAGAAATGCTCTAGAGGTTGAACAAGTTATTCCATTGCCAAGTCATGAAGAAATAACAACCCATCAGGCTTTGCCAAGTGTTTCACATCCTTCTGATCATATAGCACTAATATGTGACTTGAAGTGGAAATAG